DNA sequence from the Nicotiana tomentosiformis chromosome 3, ASM39032v3, whole genome shotgun sequence genome:
CTAACTTGAGGCAGATCGGCCTCATCTCTCTTCGGTTCGGATGCCCCTTGCCCTTCGAGTCGTGACGACACTCGGGCCACCAGATTGAATTCTTCTTCGGATTCATCCCTCAGCCGATAGAGAGAATCCGAAGATGGTGCTCGAGCGATGGTGCTTTCTTTGGATTTTCGCACTAGCCTTCTCCTTGGCTTcttcttctccgagctcggagaactcggagccctttttcttttcttctcttcaccTTATCTAGGAGTAGGGGACTCGGGGGGAAAATCATCGCTACCGTATGGGGGCCTCATTTTgacatccttggataaacctgcaaaaggaaataagACATGTGAGGGCTTAATGAAGCAAAAGGGAAACAAAATATTACTCATGAAAGAGATCTCACCATGCGAACGGGCCTCCTATCGGCCCTTTGAAAGCTCGTGCCACAAACGCTCGGAATAAGGCCTTTGTAATACGATGCCCTTGACCAACTCCTTGAGTCGAGAAACTGCATTCGGGACCCGAGCAACAGCTGCACCACCACAGAACACTgataagaaggaaggaaaaaaatgaaaaattaaattttggaaGCAAAATTATACTTACGTGACATGTTCCACTACTCAGGGAACGACATGTGCTCGGCCAGGATCaagtccgaagtcctcactcggacGAAACAGCctatccaacctcgatccttatcttcatcaatactcgagaacggggctttactggcccgacaggtgagcttgatcagtcccccctggtagagtcggggactgtataaaCGCATGAGGTGGTCGATAGTGAAAGGGCATCCTTCGATCTTGCTTACAAAGAAACGGAGGAGGAatacgatcctccagaaagaagggtgaatttgaccgagggttacCTCGTATCATTTGCAAAAGTCGATGATAACCGGGTCCAAGGGGACCAGCGTGAAGGAAttagtgtaaacacttaaaaatccctcgacGTGGGTGGTGATGACCTCATCAGGTTCGGGAACCACCACATGTTTGTCAACCCAGTTACAATCCTTTTTGACTTTGGAGAGAATATCCTCTGTGATCGAGtagatgtacctcgagaccttCTCGCACCGGCCTGGTACGGAGGAGGGCttttcgaccttaaaatcagcatTGACCGGGCACCTCCCCCCCTCCccgggatgaacattttcagagGAGGTTCCGGTACTGGTTCCTTGACAGCAGTACGCGAAACGGTCTCTTCGGTAGCCGGCCACGAGGTAGGAGTTTTTTTTTGGGGAACGGTTTTTGAAGTCTTCGCTATTTCtttgaaaatgaaggaaaaagtaGGAAGAAGAGGAAGTTAAAAGAGTACACTTGATGATTTGGGATGAAGACGGAACATAAGTTCTTATAAGAATATCTCAAATAACCGAAATATAAGTGCCTGAAAATATTAAGATTGCTAAGGTACGAGGGCAGAAGAtttgaatgtaaagtttgaatgagcaAATGAGGGGgaatttatagtttttcaacgacggttcgcatccaggagtggccgaccagcaactgacaaacatttaatgccattaggacttgactgacgagacgtttcgacTGTTTTGTCGTTTAAGTCGTGTGTTGTCGAAGAaagaatcggaagctcatgtcgtttctcgtcgtctactctctgaaaaatgaggggactatctctaTACAGTCGAGATCGAGTTCGCCTATGACGTGAAAGGACGGGCTCGGAACATGACAATGCAAGACTGAAGATCGATCCCGAGTCACACCGGGCTAGAATCCGGGGTCAGGATACCTgccttcgagaacattgagtccGAGACCCAGGAGTCGACCCTAGCCCCGAACGAACACTAAGAAATATTGTTAGCATAACTAACAGAAGAtcgaaatatccgtaaccgggCAGATGTTGCGGCAGGAATCTCGGCGCGTATTAGTAAGGAACCGACGATCAGCAAATCAAGGgaattttaccttttatagaattgtacctaaagtaggacttctctactatataaatgggggtcTAATAATCTATTGAACATATTATAACACGCATTCTAAAGCAATACATCATTAttatttctctttaagctcttgttcttctgGGTCCTGACACTGATCGAAGTGTACCTGGCTCGAGGGTGATTAACCTTCcaaggctaagactgttcaattcgtgtggtttgcatttactttaccattatttatttcaattgcaatctaatttatctttttgtgtcaagttagtccacatatccttaaaatcacttacaaattcaattgttatccgattttgaggataaATAGGTTTAAATACGTGGTTTAGGATTCGTggcttcaaagttcaaatggAGAATAAATCGCTGAGGTCACTAATTCTCCAGCTGTCCCTGCAGAATTCTAATAGTGCACCACTATGTTAACAGATTAATTAAGGTCCTTGCTTCGTAATTTCATGTCTCGTGCAATTGAATTAAACTAGTTTCTATGCGATGCACCtgtattttatattatatttttataaaatatatactaaattaaTTAATGCTTACATAATTGAAAAATATTGATTTTACCATATATTACATATTTAAATATGCCAGAAGCTAGCATTACTTTGTAACTTTAAGAACcttttaaaataaagtaaaaagacATACTCTCCTACCAACTTTATCTCGGTTCTTCTAACCAAAacattattaattaaattttggtATATCTCCTTTATGAGTTTGATTGCTTCAATAGACGACGTAAAAAGCAACGGTCTTTGATCGACTTTCTTTTTCCTATATTCTTCGGGTATAACATAATCAATTGGGCTTTGGCATAATTATCCTCTCAAGTTGATTGCTCTTTTCTGCGGGAGGATTCAAGCCTCGCATTTTTTATATGAATGTAGATGTCATGCACAAAATTAAGCTTCATCATATAAACATATAAATAATATCTACATTTATTCATCAATGAGTGTTAAGAGGTCAAATCTACAAAATGGGTCATtttttatttactgaatgaaaattaGAGTATCAAGTATGATAAAATTAAGGAAAAAGGGTCATATATCTCTTGTGTTATTCAGATAGGTctgatttctttttttatttttatttttgaaaatatttagagCTTGATATCTTCCTTGAGTCGCCAGGGTCCTTTCTTCACATTAGTATATCAGAACAAAGAGCTCTCCTTCTCTTCCCATTAATCAAAATGATGATTGCTTTGTCCGTCTACTTTCCTGAAATCATTCGGTTATAGTAAAAATATACTTCTACAATTTCTAAGGAGCGTATAGTGCTTATATAACTTCAAGAATGCAACAAACTAATTAAAGGCAGTAGAGTGGGGACTAACAAAACTATTGGTAAATATGTGTAATTTTAtctttctcaaataaatataGAATTTTATCTGCAAGAGTAAGAAGCAGATAATAGCAAGTTATAAGTCATATCGCAATATCTTTCGTCAGAGATTCATATTCTAAAGCTATTTATGTTACGAAAGATTTTATTATGAATCTTTTCTAGACTTCTCAGAGTGGTCTTGTAGTCTTATTTCAGATGAAGAAGGTTGTAGAAATATAACTAAAGAAGAAATAGTCAAATGTCAACGATCTATTGCCCATGTACTCGCACTGAACTATAAATATTCTACCTAATTATAATTTTCCAATATTTTAGTCCTTTCAATTATAAATATTCGCTTGGCTTTATTTTTGAACTGCATATGTATTAATTTGAAACATAATTTGGTAAATTTCTGTAATCTGCTAATATTACATGGAGAATCTGTACATAAATCCAAATTCGTAATGTAAGAAATTATCAATACTAATTAGAGGAATTTATGCCGCTTACCATGTGCCATTTTATATTTTGAGTATTCAACAATAAATCCCCAGATTTTGAGGGAAACCTTCTTCTTCTCTATTTTTTATTCAATTTTCAACAACATAAGTATGATTGTATTCAACTATAGACATCACATTTCACAACCAAGTTTGAGAAATCAATGTAACCCTACCTTTTCATATACAAGTTCAAGAGAGAAAGTATTATCAAAATGTCttgcaaactgaaaattaaaagccagaaaataaaaaaaaagaattactACTACTTGTACGTAATTAGGTGAAAACCCAACAATTTTAAAAAAAGGCAGAAAATCAAAAAGAACAAATCAATCGAATTGGCATTTGAAAAGCATGAACTTTACGACAAAGGACATAAATTCAAAGAGAGTACAACTAAAACAAACGATAAATAAGAAAGTTTAATTATTGTGACAATGAAAAATCACTAATTGTCTTACAATCATCTCCAAGTTTTAATTGTATCGTTATACCTTTACAAGCGAAGAAAATTTCCACCAAAATGAGACATTCAATATACATTATCTCAGATGAAGTCATACTACATAACCGCATAGTATAGATTACAACTAATATTATTAAGCTAATAAACATGACAACCAACTATCTCTTATATGTTGGACTAACAAAAAAAAAGCATATAACGGACCAGAATTAAGCGCGCGCTGCAGCAGTGGCTCTCTTATTGTATAATTCCATACCGCTCTCTTTTTGCGAAACCTTTTTCCAAAAGCACATCCCTCAAAATCTTTTTTCGCACTTGCACCTTGCAGTGAAACCTGATCAAAACGGAAAACAAAGTAAACCTAAATCTCAAACTTGCACCCGAAATCATGCATAAAAATATTAGTTTGACAAATTTTGTCCAATCGGCAATCAGATATAACTCCAATTTAACTTAGAAAAGAGAATGACAGATAATAAAAATAATGATGATGACTATGCGGAATGTGAAAGTATTTATGCATATAGAAGAACTTGGTGTTTTCGCGGTTCGCTCATAGCTGATTAAGCCATTTTACAGTAATACAAGAGATGTGATTAGAGAGCAATAGCGATGACAACTGAGTAAATAGGCTTTCTTTTAAGAGCAATAGCGATGACACATCCCTATTTTTTTAGCAAACAAAAAATAGGCTTTCTTTTAAGAGCTGTGACTGTTGGTAGAGAATATAAAGCGTTAGAACTTAGAAACAGGCTTCTTCTTAATAGGGGTCTGATGGAAAAATGCGTCTCCTTATAGGCTTtagttttttatttatatttaagaaATCTATTTATATGTTAATAAAAGGATAATTTGGTAATCTAACTTTTTAGTTTTGGGGTTTCTatattaatatagtatagatataaatatatagattatatatTGTATACGCATGTTCCTTAATTTTGACTGCAATAGGTACATATAATCTGGGATCTCGATCCCTTGAGTATTCTTGACCACTCATTGTTTTCAGAAAAATACCAGTATATATCCCCTACAACTGTTATTCTACGTACCTAGCTTCCCTGGTTATGAAGATCGTGGAGTTTCTGTCTCAGATATGACAGCATCATACTTTCCAATTTTAGGTTTATGTGCAGAAAATTAGCAGCACGCGGGATATAATTGATGTCATTGAAAACCTTAAAATTTTGAATACGTTTTTCCATACTAGTGATGGAGTTTGAAGCACggggtcaactcatgtaactttcaGAGTGAATTCAGATGTCAATTTCTTATTTATTGTATAATAAACTCTACATATTTAGAAGTTGCATTAAAAAAATACTAGTATATAAATCACAATACTTATGATTAATGATATATTTAAGGATGTTTGAAAATAatgtgttaggatcgggaacccgggttgtacggaatttagccaaacaacggtataatgacaataacaaagacaatggaagttgataacaacgacaattaaagtagataaagaagacacaaatttaacgtggttcggtcaaagtgacctacgtccacaagcggagaggagcaatttcactataccaataagagtacaaaagagagtacaaaattagagtaaacactctaattaatcccaaataccctaagagaataacctcacaagatcacttcaAAAAAagagttcacacaagtgcttcccaacacttaactcttaTACAAAACACTTTTaacaaaggaagaaaggaagaaacaagaaatgaagactcaagtcttgttggtgtatctaaaatgaactaatagcCTTCcctttataggcaaaaaagtcttgacctcttaggtgtaaaagaagagatacaacttgtgcaaatgatgtccaccacataatacaatatttttgggtctcaaagaatattgccaacaaagtctacactttgcaaaatgcttatgcttatgtaagatggactccatttgacaaaataatggccatattacaaatctctaccttggcctaattttggatgatatagtaaatttgctctaCCTTCTCCGTAAAatccccaatgggcatatgtcaaaatttaatgccatcaaaatcagacaagttgtctgataccgaaactgtagtaaggcctataacagtggatcccaataaagtatacaacgaaccagatctgtgtgctttcatgatcacaagagcaccatgagaaactttcagaactccaccttcacctgtgtacttgcacccaagagattctagagtacccaaagagatgagatttttcttcaagtcaggaacatgtctaacatcagtgagaattctcaccacaccatcgtgcattttgattcggactgtaccttttccaaaaaCTTTGCAGGCAACATtattgcccatcaagacaactccacctccaatagattcatatgtgataAATAAATACCGATtgtgacacatatgataagaacaacccgaatctaaaatccactcattgttagatttgaaactattattagttgctaaaaaaatagctCCCTCAgactcatcagcagctacacttgcttcggcaatgtcagtatttttgtgctcatttttcctttccttatgcttttctttattttttagctTATAACATTCGGAGAtagtgtgacctttcttatgacaatagcgacactctaaattattgtatctggatatggagtcggatttgcccctaacaaacaagccaacttccgcttgcgttccactagcttccccagtaatatcactatctatctgttcttttgattttaagatagatttaatatccttataagagattttatcctttgcataaagcataatatttcttatatgcttaaaagataggggtagagaacaaagcagtaacacgacttgatcctcatctttaatttcagaatctatattactcaaatacataagaatggaatcaaaggtatcaagatgagagagaatagaggtaccttcacccatacgaattgtataaagcttctgcttcaggtaaactctattttccaccgtcttcttcatatataaggttttcaattttttccacatgcctttacctgtggtttctacagaaaattcacgtaaaacctcatttgagagatttaaaatgatacctacttttgcctttttgtctatgatgacAAACTCCTCGTCCATCATTTTATctggcttcttctcctttccatgcaacgccaagtctaagtcatcctgaattaggatagcttctatctttaattgccacattccgaagtttgcacttcgatcaaatttctcaacataggtctttgttagagtcattttggctattgaaactaacccggttagatccggctctgataccaatttgttaggatcgggaacccgggtagtacaaaatttagccaaacaacggtataatgacaataacaaagacaatggaagttgataacaacgacaattaaagtagataaagaagacacaaatttaacgtggttcggtcaaagtgacctacgtccacaagcggagaggagcaatttcactataccaataagagtacaaaagagagtacaaaattagagtaaacactataattaatcccaaataccctaagagaataagcttacaagatcactccaaaaaaAGAGTTCACAAAagcttcccaacacttaactctcatacaaaacactcttaataaaggaagaaaggaagaaacaagaaatgaagactcaagtcttgttggtgtgtctaaaatgaactaatagccttcccttttataggcaaaaaagtcttgacctcttaggtgtaaaaaaagagatacaacttgtgcaaatgatgtccaccacataacgcaatatttttgggtcccaaagaatattgccaacaaagtctacactttgcaaaatgcttatgcttatgtaagatggactccatttgacaaaataatAGCCATATTACATAAtggttaaaaaaaaaaggaaattgtGTAACTTCTCCACATAATAATGtgtttttttctcttcttcttctactaAATTCTTTTTGGACGAAGAGATTAgaaaataacacttacccatttAACCTTTTTGTGTCTATTGGCGAATACTTTAACAATCCAAACTGTGCTATTCTTTTAAGGTGCAAAGGGCGGTCGCGATACTTCAATGAAATTTCTCAAGTGAAAAAAGAAGAGAGCGTCGTTCCTTCATtggttatttttatattttcttacGTTGGATTGCGAATCTTGGTTGCTTAAATATCTTAAGGAATTTATTCTTTCCTATCCTCCATACCCTAAGCATCAGAATGTCTATCTCGGCTTTCTTTATGGCCACTATATCATTTGTATTTAAGGCCATAATAAGTTAGTCTCTGACCCTCATTCAAGTTTTAAGTCTTCAAAAAACAATGTCCAATCTGAACTTTCTTGATCTCCAATACAACCTCTCAAAGAGAAAATTTCTGAGGAAGCCAACTAGGATGTTATCCAGAATAAACTCTAGATTGTTGCCAGTATATCAACCAAGTTTGGATGAGCTAAAACGAGTGTTTGATAAATTTGACACTAACAAAGATGGCAAGATTTCACCAGGGGAGTACAAGGGCATATTAAGAGCCATGGGAAAGAAAAACCTCCTCACAAAAGAAGTAGATAAGATATTCGACGTAGCAGATGCAGATGGTGACGGATTTATAGATTTCAAGGAGTTTGTAGAAGTGCAGAAGAAAGGAGGTGGAGTTAAAACAATAGATTTGCAGAGTGCATTTCATACGTTTGACAAGGATGGTGATGGTAAGATCAGTGTGCAAGAA
Encoded proteins:
- the LOC104087823 gene encoding calmodulin-like protein 30, yielding MSNLNFLDLQYNLSKRKFLRKPTRMLSRINSRLLPVYQPSLDELKRVFDKFDTNKDGKISPGEYKGILRAMGKKNLLTKEVDKIFDVADADGDGFIDFKEFVEVQKKGGGVKTIDLQSAFHTFDKDGDGKISVQEVYELQQRLGEQCSLHDCRNMVRAVDANGDGVIDLEEFITMMTRTMTHY